The genomic region TACCTTAACTGTCATTGGCACCATCATGCTCGACATAACCAGCTCACCGATTGTCTCATCCCAAACCTTCATGATCATCAACGACCCTATCTCTTCATAATGGGATATTGTGCCAACCCTGACTAGTGAAGATTAAAGCTATGACCTCGATCGAGTATCAGAAGATCCTATTTCACATCCCAGGATGAGCAGTCGGAGAGATCAAAGGTGACCAGGCCATGTCCTGGAGATGTACTGTACAAGTTCTCAAAGAGTCAAAGAATAAGTCTTTCGCCCCAGCAATAGCAGCTGAAGTGCAAAAAAAGGATTCTACCTCCATCAAATAGCAATTACAGCAAGCAAGTCAAAACGATCAGTAAACTGAAGTTATGGAGTAgctcaacaaaaattcaagcagACCAAGAACGAAGCAGTTCACTTACCACTGATAAAGGCAGTCGGAACACGCAGCTCAGGAAATGAGTCAGACTCCAACTCTCCCCTAACCTTCAAGGTGTCTTTCGCCCACTCATGATCACCTTTGCAGGAAGCATCAAGCAGTCTATGGCAAGACCTCAGCTGCCCCACACCTTCCTTGTGGCTAATTTTGAAGAAGTACCAGAACTCATTTATGGTCAAGCTAAAATCAAAGAACCTGCTTAAGTTCGAGAACCCCACCATCACACGAACTGCATTCAGGGAGCACTAAACAGGTGCACATTTCGTGGAGCAGATCACCTCTTGGAAAAGACGCGGCataggaaaagtaaatcccaacacgAAGTAATACAAATGGAATTTGATAACCCTCTTCCTAGCAGTGGCACCCTCACCGCACTGTTCATGTGACGCGAACCCCTGACGAAATGGCATGCTTGTATgtctcaagaaaatcccaaaacagGTCATCAGAATTGATCTTGACATGTGTGGCCTTGTAGTAGCTCACCTTACCAGAAAAACCACTTTGACGGTACAAAGGTGAAGGATATTCGTCACTTTTGCGATCGGAGAAAAACATCTTAAAATATCTGCAAAAAGTacgaagaaaaatatttagaaggcGACTTgcgagaagaagaaacaaaaaaataaaataaaacgacCACAGAGCCCAGTGCCCCAACACCAGGCCCCACGGCCCAAACTCGGCCCTTTCTCTTTCTCACGTCCAGTGCACCACAGCCGGCCCAATAGCCTCTTGGCCCAATCCACCAGCGAGAGGGGCGAATGTCTCGcgactctctccctctcctctaAGCTCTAGCAAGCTCAAGCCCAGCTCTACGCCCCTGCGCCCTTAGCCCATGCTGAGCTGAGCTCCTACTCCACGCCAGCCACTCCCTGCGCCGCACCACCAACAGCCCACACTACCCACTATACACAACAGCCCCGTGGCATCCCTGCCACGTCAGTCATGCCTCATTAGCCCTCGCCGAGCCAATTTTTCAAATCCCAAGACTCCCaaaatattcaagaagaagaaaattcaaatttttcttaccttggtgcggcacagagaagaaaaacaacaaCGAGAGATGACTCCTTGCAAgggcaagagaagaagaaagttaGGGGAGAGGGAAGAAAAATTCCTCTGGCTTCTCTCTTCCCTGTTGGAATGATGATTGTTCTCCAAAATTATTTAATCCCCTGCTTAAGGCAGAAGTAAATAGGTATTGAGGCCAAATGGATTTCTTTTTCCTAGAAAAAGTCTATCTCCAAATCAAGAAGGgagatcaagttcaaattgggaaacTACTCTACAAGCCCATGCAGCTTAGGATTTCTACACCTATTGCCCTTTTCCTATGTGCAGCCCAGTAGGTATGGGGCCATTTGTGGAAaccaaaaataatcccaaaaattctagaggcgacacgtggacttttgctcaaaaaagacaagattgccctcgaTAAATGGGCAGACTTCTCAAATACTCCCACGCGCAGTTCACACCCTTGAAGGTCCCATCAGCTAAATACGACTGCCCTTgacaaggaaaagtcaaagcattaaagataaggattaattacccaaatcctatctttaatacattcccaattgacgaatgactccaatcaagtaagtaatcccaatttaaatcaattagggataattactcaATTATCTCAacatattatttcctatttaatatcttgagaatatttcttcATAAACACTGGCCAATACGATGCCGCCATGTGTAGTGTAAAACCCTAGCACTATGGCCGGCCCTCTCCCCTATATATACTCCATATTCTAGCAAATTTCAAGAGCTTTTTGCTACCCCTAAAAAGTCCTAAATACTTTACTCTCTCAGAGAAAttgacttaggcatcggagatctattggcctaaccccccctcccacctcgtgggcgcgtgaggcttaggtccttaatcaaatgtgttaattgttttacaggtgcattttcgtcaagactggagacggcggaaatttgcatcggcACTAAATATACAAACACAATTTGATAAGAAAAAGCTACCAAACCCACAAACTCCACAGGATTCCATTGATTGGAGAGATTGTACAAAATGAGTTACGTATGAACAGTGCAACCCAATAATTTACCACCCCCTTGGCATGCATATGACAATTCATGTTGTACATTTGATAACATGTCGGTacattatattattaatatattatcaATTACATTACAGTATACTATTTCGACAATCTACCGTTTAGTAACGAACGAACGTCCTGTCCAGAGAATAAATTGCTTGATGACCTAGTTTGGTCTGAAACCCATACGTGCTACAATGGAATAGTAGTGTGCACAGAATCTAATGATGGTTTGGGAACTAAATGGGGTCTTGTTAAGTAGTTTGAGATTTGGTTTGAATCTTGGCAAACTCCAAGGTTTTCTTGCCTTGCAACTTGTTTGTTACATAGTGTTTACTGTACCCTCCATGATTGTATCTTCTATAATTGCATGGGTTGTTTTCATCCACCAATTCTGCCATTGGGCCAACCTCTATCTCATAGCTAGGAGCATAAAATGTCACAATTGAAAGCCTGTCCTTCTCCTTGTGAGCCACTGCTCTATGCTCCACACTCTTGTATTTCCCATTTGTAAGAACCTGCATTTCATTTTTATGTTAGTAAAATAATCACACACTAAATACCACTTTTAATAATCAATATCAAGAATTATGCGAGATTAGCTCATCAGAAGTTGCAATCACCCACCCTCAATCTCAAAAGAGAGCTTTCTGCACGTCCCTATATTAGGAAAGATTTTCTTATGCTACCAATATTTTTACTCACTTCGATGGTGTCTCCAATGTTGATGACAAGTGCATTGGGAATGGGCTTAACAGGGACCCATCTGTCATCTTTGAGGATTTGAAGTCCCACCGAGTTGCCCTTCCCTTGCTGCAAAACTGTGAGGGCACTTCCATCTGAGTGTGGACTTAGTCCCAAAACTAGGTCAGGTCTTGGACATGGAGGGTAGTAGTTCATCCTTAGGGCTTGCACAGCCTCCCCAAACATCTTTTCAAACACATCACCATTCAAGCCAAGGCTCATGGCTATGTATTTCAGCAGATTCTGGCACAGTTTCCTCACTTCCGTTGAATAGACCTCTACACTTTCACTTGagtgagggaaaaaaaaataaggaaaaggtTTAGACTTTAgactttaataataataaaaagaaattatttgGCTTTTCCGAAGAAATTGGAACGTTTGACACGTGAACATAAATTTTTTGTGTTGAGGTACTCACCCCAATGAGTTATTTTTACATATATCAAAATGTCACTTGCATGGAAACAGTATGCCAATAAAAAACTACATATTTTGAAGCATAGAAGAAACTTTACCTAAAATTTTCTGGGTTTGTTGGCCATAACATGGGGCTTCTTATAAAGTTTGGTACAACCCCAAGAGCAAACATGTTGCACCAGTCTAATTTCTGGTCTTCTGATAACACAAAAGCCTGGCCATATCCCTGAATAGTCCCGGGAGCCAGTGCatacttcttcttctcttccaaAGGCAGCATGAAAAATTCCTTGGCCACCTTCTCTATGCTCTCAAGTATACTCAGATCAATCCCATGATTAACCACCTGCCATATAATAGTCACCTCGATCGGACCAATCATTAGCTTCTATGGcttgccatgtttttttttatacaagtgatATTTCTACACTACTCCATCTAAATCACGGAAAGGGAGTTTGGGAGGTTCAAACTTAGGTGCAAAGAAGAATGCACACTTCTATAACCAACTTGGCTAAACCCAAAGTCTACTTTACCATGTTATTC from Pyrus communis chromosome 4, drPyrComm1.1, whole genome shotgun sequence harbors:
- the LOC137732670 gene encoding protein LATERAL BRANCHING OXIDOREDUCTASE 1-like, encoding MIGPIEVTIIWQVVNHGIDLSILESIEKVAKEFFMLPLEEKKKYALAPGTIQGYGQAFVLSEDQKLDWCNMFALGVVPNFIRSPMLWPTNPENFSESVEVYSTEVRKLCQNLLKYIAMSLGLNGDVFEKMFGEAVQALRMNYYPPCPRPDLVLGLSPHSDGSALTVLQQGKGNSVGLQILKDDRWVPVKPIPNALVINIGDTIEVLTNGKYKSVEHRAVAHKEKDRLSIVTFYAPSYEIEVGPMAELVDENNPCNYRRYNHGGYSKHYVTNKLQGKKTLEFAKIQTKSQTT